The Sporosarcina ureae genome includes a region encoding these proteins:
- the sda gene encoding sporulation histidine kinase inhibitor Sda → MRNLTNKALLEVYERTEEIELDQAFIELLEEEIRRRGIL, encoded by the coding sequence ATGAGAAACTTAACTAACAAAGCATTGCTCGAAGTGTATGAACGAACAGAGGAAATAGAATTAGATCAAGCATTTATTGAACTACTTGAAGAAGAAATTAGGCGCCGTGGCATTTTATAG
- the istB gene encoding IS21-like element helper ATPase IstB, whose product MTSNLKSICKTLRLAYVNEIYEDIPFENPTQFLDELFQKELQFREEAKSERLIKKAKFTQKKSLSSFQWNEQIHFPAHIDSEELCKVDFIGRRENLILTGAPGTGKTHLATGIGYEACKRGLEVRFYRVSDLAESLEKAWRDGKLAQFRGRFKSVDLIILDEMGYVPFNKEGAELLFQLISDWYEQKSLIITSNLEFSQWNRVFSDSRLTAALVDRVIHHAHILNFTGDSFRVTNALSRQR is encoded by the coding sequence ATGACTTCTAATCTGAAAAGTATTTGTAAAACATTACGCTTGGCTTATGTGAATGAGATTTACGAAGATATCCCTTTCGAGAATCCTACTCAATTTTTAGATGAGTTGTTTCAAAAGGAACTTCAATTCCGAGAGGAAGCAAAATCAGAACGTTTAATAAAGAAAGCTAAATTTACTCAGAAGAAGTCACTTTCTTCATTTCAATGGAATGAACAAATTCATTTTCCAGCACACATTGATAGTGAGGAACTATGTAAGGTAGACTTTATCGGTCGTAGAGAGAACTTGATATTAACTGGAGCACCAGGTACAGGGAAAACACATCTCGCAACTGGCATAGGTTATGAGGCTTGTAAGCGTGGATTAGAAGTACGCTTTTACAGAGTTTCTGATCTCGCTGAATCATTGGAAAAAGCATGGCGCGACGGCAAATTAGCGCAGTTTAGAGGTCGATTCAAAAGTGTGGATTTAATTATTTTAGATGAGATGGGATACGTACCCTTCAACAAAGAAGGAGCTGAGCTCCTTTTCCAACTTATTTCAGATTGGTACGAACAGAAAAGCTTGATTATCACGTCAAACCTGGAGTTTAGTCAATGGAATCGTGTATTTAGTGATTCTAGACTAACTGCCGCATTAGTAGATCGTGTGATCCATCATGCTCACATTTTGAATTTTACTGGAGATAGTTTCAGAGTTACAAACGCTTTATCGCGACAAAGATAA
- a CDS encoding methyl-accepting chemotaxis protein, whose translation MKIEELKHTDWMNKNKIMALSFGLAAGLGLLAQIILQSSAVIITSVAIPFVVAILVYLFMNSSTFIAKQFPYILVFLTFGISMSLIFFSNANLGTIGVIYLVLVLGAVHGKMRIIGFAYALSVFALLLNNTYFVSPEVVSGSGSNLLLLHFLTALCLFLLVRQNDRVFQHVEELLALTSQKAEEEQVLFKELDTAVTKITSNLAFIQTNATRSTTSQREMLEAVNEVSSGSQHQADHIAEIAENAEQTHEAIQEIAAGLGELGDRTNDAGSKAETGTAQMTRLKESLDTFAEFFTDLNDTFGVLSSKINETNAFASSIKQITEQTNLLALNASIEAARAGEHGKGFAVVADEIRKLARLTDETLQKIDTNLVELNSTNTVAVGKLEEGLKQLTMQNHVADESSASFGILHEVMSALQHELATFIREFEIMTGRTLTIRERTVEFAAVVQQSTAAVEELNATLTELAGEQEGIAKYISETHDEAIAIRRT comes from the coding sequence ATGAAAATAGAAGAACTAAAACACACCGATTGGATGAACAAAAACAAAATTATGGCGCTCAGTTTTGGGCTGGCTGCGGGACTTGGGCTCCTGGCTCAAATCATTCTTCAGTCATCCGCCGTTATTATTACTTCCGTCGCTATTCCGTTCGTCGTGGCCATCTTAGTTTACTTATTTATGAATTCGTCTACTTTCATCGCGAAACAATTTCCGTATATTTTAGTCTTTTTAACGTTCGGCATTTCGATGAGCTTGATTTTCTTCTCGAATGCTAACTTAGGGACGATTGGCGTAATTTATCTGGTTTTAGTGTTAGGTGCGGTTCATGGGAAAATGCGTATTATTGGATTTGCTTATGCACTGAGTGTATTTGCACTGCTCCTGAACAATACATATTTCGTATCGCCGGAGGTCGTAAGTGGAAGCGGTTCCAATTTACTGCTTCTTCACTTTCTTACAGCCCTTTGTTTGTTTTTATTGGTCAGACAGAATGATCGGGTCTTTCAACATGTAGAAGAGCTTCTGGCCCTGACGTCGCAAAAAGCCGAAGAAGAACAAGTGCTGTTTAAGGAGTTGGATACGGCCGTGACGAAAATCACGTCTAATCTAGCGTTTATTCAAACGAATGCGACAAGGTCCACTACTTCTCAGCGTGAAATGCTAGAGGCGGTCAATGAAGTGAGTTCAGGCAGCCAACACCAGGCCGACCATATTGCGGAGATTGCAGAAAATGCAGAACAGACACATGAAGCGATTCAAGAGATTGCGGCAGGGCTTGGTGAATTAGGGGACAGAACAAACGACGCGGGGAGTAAGGCGGAGACAGGCACTGCACAAATGACTCGATTGAAGGAGAGTCTCGATACATTCGCCGAATTCTTTACTGATTTGAATGATACATTCGGTGTTCTGTCTAGTAAAATTAACGAGACGAATGCATTTGCTAGTTCGATTAAACAAATTACGGAGCAAACGAATTTATTGGCGTTAAATGCGTCGATTGAAGCCGCGCGTGCAGGCGAACACGGTAAAGGTTTTGCGGTCGTGGCGGATGAAATTCGTAAACTGGCTAGATTGACGGATGAGACACTTCAGAAAATCGACACGAATTTAGTGGAGTTAAATAGTACGAATACGGTTGCGGTCGGAAAATTAGAAGAAGGCTTGAAGCAGTTGACGATGCAAAATCATGTGGCGGATGAATCCAGCGCATCCTTTGGCATATTGCATGAAGTCATGTCTGCATTGCAACATGAGTTAGCTACATTTATCCGTGAATTTGAAATCATGACAGGGCGCACACTGACAATTCGCGAACGCACAGTAGAATTTGCCGCCGTAGTGCAGCAAAGTACAGCGGCAGTAGAAGAATTAAATGCCACACTGACGGAATTGGCAGGGGAGCAAGAAGGAATTGCGAAATATATCAGTGAAACACATGATGAAGCTATTGCCATTCGTAGAACGTAA
- a CDS encoding replicative DNA helicase, with the protein MSYELAEQSLLGAMLEENYLILDSHMQAPFFQGRVHQTIYTVMRELAQEGKPVDYITVLTRREPSELGGANYVYGLKRFANVVRFDEYEEMIIDRWKKQETARVLQQAIEHDWSTEDIVHALEELEDLNSGREATLLNDYLLTQYERPFRPDLTEPGISTGLSDLDKLLNGFQDSEYIVVAARPSMGKTDVLNHFALQASKDGHIPIVFSLEMNRKTMIDRMIASTGEYNRLRMRDPYEYFTEPQKERWTPTLNYLDNGGIHIHDHCSLSVREIKAKARYIIKTNPTKRPILFIDYLQIIRPEGKVINQTVAIGQISNELKAMAKEFDCPIVVLSQLSRASETRHDKHPVMSDLRDSGNIEQDADVIALLHREDYYDRENEPTNIMEIEIAKHRNGPTGTVTTIYSKETGKIYDFDKDIYKRGETK; encoded by the coding sequence ATGAGTTACGAACTTGCTGAACAAAGTTTACTAGGTGCGATGTTAGAAGAAAATTATTTGATTCTCGATAGCCACATGCAAGCGCCATTTTTCCAAGGCCGTGTCCATCAAACGATTTACACGGTCATGCGGGAATTAGCGCAAGAAGGGAAACCGGTAGACTATATTACCGTGCTGACGAGGAGAGAACCGAGTGAACTAGGCGGGGCCAATTACGTCTACGGACTCAAACGATTTGCGAATGTCGTACGTTTTGATGAATATGAAGAAATGATCATCGACCGATGGAAAAAGCAAGAAACGGCACGGGTATTGCAGCAAGCAATCGAGCATGATTGGAGCACGGAAGACATCGTGCATGCCTTAGAAGAATTGGAGGATCTAAATAGCGGTAGAGAGGCGACTCTACTAAATGACTATCTACTCACGCAATATGAAAGACCGTTCAGGCCGGATCTAACAGAGCCTGGCATCTCGACAGGACTTAGCGACTTGGACAAACTCCTGAACGGCTTCCAAGACAGTGAGTACATCGTTGTCGCGGCTCGGCCATCCATGGGAAAGACGGACGTGCTCAATCACTTCGCACTGCAAGCTAGCAAGGATGGACATATACCGATCGTTTTTTCGCTTGAAATGAATCGTAAAACGATGATCGACCGGATGATCGCTTCGACAGGCGAATACAATCGCTTACGAATGCGCGATCCGTATGAGTATTTCACTGAACCACAAAAAGAACGGTGGACACCCACACTGAACTATTTGGACAACGGAGGCATTCACATTCACGACCATTGCAGTCTATCCGTCAGAGAAATCAAAGCAAAAGCTCGATATATCATCAAAACGAATCCGACAAAACGACCGATCCTATTTATCGACTATTTACAAATCATCCGTCCTGAAGGCAAAGTCATCAATCAAACCGTAGCCATCGGACAAATCAGCAATGAATTAAAAGCGATGGCAAAAGAATTCGACTGCCCCATCGTCGTCTTATCGCAGCTATCCAGAGCGTCTGAAACACGGCACGACAAACATCCCGTCATGAGCGACTTGCGCGACTCAGGAAATATAGAACAAGACGCCGACGTCATCGCGCTTCTCCATCGTGAAGATTATTACGACAGAGAGAATGAACCGACGAATATAATGGAAATCGAAATTGCCAAACACCGCAATGGACCGACCGGCACGGTCACGACCATCTACAGCAAAGAAACCGGCAAGATCTATGATTTCGATAAAGACATCTACAAAAGGGGAGAAACCAAATGA
- the istA gene encoding IS21 family transposase, which produces MLAMPEINCIKLMRNQKSLSINHIAKTLHLNWRTVKKYADEDQLPQEKVLKRSGMMYEEKWGEIVSDWLWEDQKLKRKKRRTNQGIFTGLQALGFKGSYRTVSYFIKEWRESRENIEDETTDKNYERLIHPPAEAQLDFGLMEAVQDGKYRDIHCLIMTLPFSNDAYSIPLPSENQECLLYGLKKIFQQLGGVPRKIRIDNMVTAVTKPRNKHEETVFANEFLQFANHYGFEPQACNPYSGHEKGNVENKVGYVRYNFITPAPVIENLEHLTNLLQQKHTKDRERIHYEKKISIQKLLEEEFEYLLALPDEEFPVFKESKVQSNKYGEITLDKVRVYIPRGNNYPSLSIVKYWNRFKVLSPHGEILYEDNRPYMHKNREIPWQSILKSWLSKPRAVSYSRFSPYLPGRIYEYINISNLTIRKERLHWLIALLATHNMNQINDEFYDLLSGQSEVLKEPEEHPYDVNWSMYDQLQSTSQIEGETR; this is translated from the coding sequence ATGCTGGCAATGCCTGAAATCAATTGTATCAAATTAATGAGGAATCAGAAATCATTATCTATAAATCACATAGCAAAAACGTTACATCTTAATTGGAGAACTGTTAAAAAGTATGCGGATGAAGACCAACTGCCTCAAGAGAAAGTGTTGAAAAGATCCGGTATGATGTACGAAGAAAAATGGGGAGAAATTGTTAGTGATTGGCTTTGGGAAGATCAAAAGCTAAAGAGAAAGAAACGGAGAACAAACCAAGGGATCTTTACTGGGCTACAAGCTCTAGGATTCAAAGGTTCCTATCGGACCGTATCGTACTTTATTAAAGAGTGGCGAGAAAGTAGAGAAAATATTGAAGATGAAACTACAGATAAAAACTATGAGCGTCTTATACATCCGCCTGCAGAAGCGCAGTTAGATTTCGGGTTAATGGAAGCTGTACAAGATGGTAAGTATCGTGATATTCACTGTTTAATTATGACCCTACCGTTCAGTAATGATGCCTATTCAATTCCGTTGCCATCAGAAAATCAAGAATGTCTTCTCTATGGACTCAAGAAAATATTTCAGCAGCTAGGTGGCGTACCAAGAAAAATCCGAATCGACAACATGGTAACCGCTGTCACTAAACCAAGAAATAAACACGAAGAAACTGTGTTTGCAAATGAATTCTTACAGTTTGCGAATCATTACGGATTCGAACCTCAAGCCTGTAATCCGTATTCAGGACACGAGAAAGGAAATGTAGAAAATAAAGTTGGCTATGTTCGATATAACTTCATCACGCCCGCACCAGTTATAGAGAACTTGGAACATCTGACGAACTTATTGCAGCAAAAGCATACAAAAGATCGAGAACGAATTCATTATGAGAAGAAAATCTCGATACAAAAACTTTTGGAGGAAGAATTTGAATATTTATTGGCTCTACCAGATGAAGAATTCCCCGTGTTTAAAGAGAGTAAGGTTCAGTCTAATAAGTATGGTGAAATCACTTTAGATAAAGTGAGAGTCTATATTCCAAGAGGAAATAACTATCCATCCTTATCTATTGTGAAATATTGGAACCGATTCAAAGTACTATCTCCTCACGGAGAGATTCTATATGAAGACAACCGTCCTTATATGCATAAGAATCGTGAGATTCCCTGGCAATCAATCTTAAAATCTTGGTTAAGTAAACCGCGTGCAGTAAGCTATTCACGGTTCTCTCCGTATCTTCCAGGTCGTATTTATGAATACATCAATATCTCAAATCTGACGATTCGTAAAGAACGTTTACATTGGTTAATAGCGCTATTAGCAACTCATAATATGAACCAAATCAATGATGAATTCTACGACCTCTTGAGTGGCCAATCTGAAGTCTTAAAAGAACCTGAAGAGCATCCTTATGATGTTAATTGGAGTATGTATGATCAGTTACAAAGTACGTCACAGATTGAAGGTGAAACTCGATGA
- a CDS encoding AEC family transporter, whose translation MGLFFTVILPIISVFIVGFILQRVKQLNIKSISSLSIYILSPALVFTSLYKADFNASYMTILIYMFALFYAMVLLNKIIAKIFKWDKKIESASILATGFMNSGNYGLPVVLFSLGEKALPYAIFIMVIQSLQNNFFGVYYASRSTSGIGRSIKMVFKMPTTYAAIFAFAFQYFHITVPESIMSTTSMVGDAAIPVMMIMLGMQLGSVIRKKPNWQVVISGVVLKMVIAPILAFVFVLFVGMDPLVGTVLIIISAMPTAATTTMYAIEFDTEPELVSMITLISTLLSVISLSILLNVLI comes from the coding sequence ATGGGGTTATTTTTCACGGTTATTTTACCGATTATTTCAGTATTCATAGTGGGATTCATTTTACAAAGAGTGAAGCAATTAAATATAAAATCGATATCGTCTCTTTCGATTTATATATTATCGCCTGCCCTTGTCTTTACTTCATTATATAAGGCGGACTTTAATGCAAGTTATATGACAATCCTGATTTACATGTTTGCTCTTTTTTATGCAATGGTCTTACTCAACAAGATCATTGCGAAAATCTTTAAATGGGATAAAAAAATAGAAAGTGCCTCCATACTAGCCACAGGTTTCATGAACTCGGGAAACTACGGTTTGCCGGTCGTGTTATTTAGTTTAGGAGAAAAAGCGCTACCTTATGCCATCTTCATCATGGTCATACAATCTCTGCAAAACAACTTCTTCGGTGTCTACTATGCGTCACGCAGTACGAGTGGCATCGGTCGATCTATAAAGATGGTATTTAAAATGCCGACGACCTACGCGGCTATTTTCGCGTTCGCTTTCCAGTACTTCCACATCACTGTACCGGAGTCGATCATGTCAACGACGTCCATGGTCGGGGATGCCGCGATCCCTGTCATGATGATCATGCTAGGGATGCAACTAGGATCCGTCATTCGGAAGAAACCCAATTGGCAAGTAGTCATCTCTGGCGTAGTGCTGAAAATGGTCATAGCCCCTATATTGGCGTTTGTTTTCGTGCTATTCGTAGGAATGGATCCTCTAGTAGGGACAGTACTCATCATCATTTCAGCAATGCCTACAGCGGCCACGACGACTATGTATGCGATTGAATTTGATACCGAGCCTGAGCTTGTGTCGATGATTACGTTGATTTCTACGCTACTAAGTGTGATTTCGTTAAGTATTTTATTGAATGTCCTTATTTGA
- a CDS encoding magnesium transporter CorA family protein, with translation MVEPILAYENWSWVRIDATTQQKMNEFPDIPLAGKRWAMSLAEHQSSNLEMDASEDGKESMWGSFVYSQNVNVRSEKIILHYYLTKDFLLTYGMDPAFFTGAFEQQVLKYMDKAENAIEGFMALVGEIISVFLQKIERFEDRMHDLLWSVKAENDEPVFEQIMDNRYEVLVWKNLIIPFVEIQEAIVEAFGDDVLEGYFYKRTCRRIRRCHQTIHEYNEEIGQLIDLESIISSHRGNEIVKTLTVITMLFTPVAAWGALWGMNFKFMPELDWKYGYLGAILVIALSTWSLYYYLKKKNWIGSVLKSSKDKNF, from the coding sequence ATGGTGGAGCCTATACTTGCGTATGAAAATTGGTCATGGGTCCGTATTGACGCAACCACTCAACAGAAGATGAACGAGTTCCCGGATATTCCATTAGCCGGCAAACGCTGGGCCATGTCGTTAGCTGAACATCAAAGCAGTAACCTGGAAATGGATGCGAGTGAAGATGGAAAGGAATCGATGTGGGGTTCCTTTGTCTATTCACAGAACGTTAACGTGCGCAGCGAAAAGATCATCCTTCATTATTATCTCACAAAAGATTTCCTTCTGACATACGGTATGGATCCAGCATTTTTTACAGGCGCTTTTGAACAACAAGTACTGAAATACATGGACAAAGCAGAGAATGCCATCGAGGGATTCATGGCGCTGGTCGGAGAAATCATCAGCGTATTCCTGCAAAAAATCGAACGCTTTGAAGACCGAATGCATGATTTACTGTGGAGCGTCAAAGCAGAGAATGATGAACCAGTCTTTGAACAAATCATGGATAATCGGTATGAAGTGCTAGTGTGGAAAAACCTCATCATACCGTTCGTGGAAATCCAGGAAGCGATAGTGGAAGCATTCGGAGACGACGTATTGGAAGGGTATTTCTACAAGCGGACCTGTCGGCGTATCCGACGATGCCACCAGACGATCCACGAATACAACGAAGAAATAGGACAGCTGATCGATCTCGAATCCATCATCTCCTCCCATCGAGGCAACGAAATCGTCAAAACGCTGACTGTCATCACCATGCTCTTCACGCCAGTAGCCGCTTGGGGTGCCTTATGGGGAATGAACTTCAAATTCATGCCCGAGCTCGATTGGAAATATGGCTATTTGGGAGCGATCCTCGTCATCGCTCTTTCTACGTGGAGTTTATATTACTACTTAAAAAAGAAAAACTGGATCGGTAGCGTATTGAAAAGCTCGAAGGATAAGAATTTCTAG
- a CDS encoding tartrate dehydrogenase, producing MNPYKIAVISGDGIGPEVINEGIKVMKRVADLDGRLSFEFTHFPWGCEYYLEHGQMMADDGMEQLSKFDAIYLGAVGFPGVPDHISLWDLLLIIRKQFDQYVNIRPIQLLNGAPCPIENGTKETIDMLFIRENSEGEYAGAGDWLFKDKPEEVVLQTGVFSRKGTERIIRYAFETASALGKTLTSISKANALNYSMVFWDQVFEEVSQEYPHVETASYLVDAAAMLMIKDPARFEVVVTSNLFGDILTDLGAALAGGMGLAAGANINPEKTYPSMFEPIHGSAPDIAGQHIANPLAAIWSASQMFDFFGFEDLGKLLLDSIEELLVSKSALTPDLGGSASTIEVGDAIVELIESKYVL from the coding sequence ATGAATCCCTACAAAATAGCCGTAATCTCCGGAGACGGAATCGGCCCAGAAGTAATAAACGAAGGCATCAAAGTAATGAAACGTGTAGCCGATCTAGACGGAAGACTCTCCTTCGAATTCACTCACTTCCCATGGGGCTGCGAGTATTACCTCGAGCATGGCCAGATGATGGCAGATGACGGGATGGAGCAACTCTCCAAATTTGACGCAATCTATTTAGGCGCGGTTGGATTCCCTGGCGTACCCGACCATATTTCATTATGGGATCTACTATTAATCATTCGAAAGCAGTTCGATCAATACGTGAATATCCGCCCTATTCAGTTGTTAAACGGTGCGCCTTGCCCTATTGAAAACGGTACGAAGGAAACGATTGATATGCTGTTTATTCGGGAAAACAGTGAAGGTGAGTACGCAGGGGCTGGCGATTGGTTGTTTAAGGATAAGCCCGAAGAAGTGGTGTTGCAGACGGGAGTGTTCTCTCGTAAAGGAACGGAGCGGATTATTCGTTATGCATTTGAGACGGCTTCGGCTCTTGGGAAGACGTTGACTAGTATTAGTAAGGCGAATGCATTGAATTATTCGATGGTCTTCTGGGATCAAGTGTTTGAAGAAGTGAGTCAAGAGTATCCACATGTGGAGACGGCAAGTTATTTGGTCGATGCGGCTGCGATGTTGATGATTAAAGATCCCGCACGGTTCGAAGTGGTGGTGACGTCCAATTTGTTTGGCGATATTTTGACAGATCTAGGGGCCGCACTCGCTGGTGGGATGGGACTGGCTGCCGGGGCGAATATTAATCCTGAAAAGACCTACCCTTCTATGTTCGAACCGATTCACGGATCTGCTCCTGATATAGCGGGTCAGCATATTGCGAATCCGTTAGCTGCGATTTGGTCGGCTAGTCAAATGTTTGATTTCTTTGGATTTGAGGATCTCGGGAAGTTGTTGCTGGATTCGATTGAAGAGTTATTGGTATCGAAGTCTGCGTTGACTCCAGACTTGGGTGGTAGTGCTTCTACTATTGAGGTTGGGGATGCGATTGTGGAATTGATTGAATCGAAGTATGTGTTGTGA
- a CDS encoding ATP-binding protein — MRITKGIESSPVGHVVYTYTDIDKYIEHTTSYVAEGLDENHVVLYVDRLENFTIIKENLRNMGFSKNQIDHIHFIDTKVAYNTHEDFNAETIVKVASETINFHTKEGSTIRGWGLMTWRPQNIKTLTPSIVIHEKNFDDLFSKVANITANYIQVCAYDSVSLTGSLLTELLRTHEYHMTDTNFSPSHVYKKESVRFTGLSEQLQFEKELRSHDTRRDKLDMTGKLASIIAHELRSSLTVVQGRLQLFDLTSGGYSEASQAHLDSLKKGLQEIEQTASQFLSLAESHVENQKILNISELVEQVTMQMKATTDMKHIDMHVHSDNYEMMIFGDELKIKQVFINIVKNAIEAMETGTITLEVKDEQDHVIIEVSDNGPGIPDDILRQIGDPFMSSKEDGTGLGLLISEKIVKEHNGSLLLHTLIGKGTTFTVRLPKL, encoded by the coding sequence ATGAGGATTACGAAGGGCATTGAGTCTTCACCCGTCGGCCATGTGGTGTATACATACACCGACATCGACAAATATATAGAACACACTACTTCCTATGTAGCTGAAGGACTGGATGAAAATCATGTCGTGCTGTATGTGGATCGACTAGAAAATTTTACCATCATTAAAGAAAATCTTAGAAATATGGGCTTTTCGAAAAATCAAATAGATCATATTCATTTTATCGATACCAAAGTAGCCTATAACACACATGAAGATTTCAATGCCGAGACTATTGTAAAGGTTGCAAGTGAAACCATTAATTTCCATACCAAGGAAGGGAGTACGATTCGCGGATGGGGCTTGATGACTTGGCGACCTCAAAATATTAAAACGTTAACTCCTTCTATCGTTATACATGAAAAAAATTTTGATGACCTTTTCTCTAAAGTTGCGAATATCACAGCGAATTACATTCAAGTATGCGCTTATGATAGTGTATCTTTGACGGGTTCACTTCTAACTGAACTCCTGCGAACCCATGAATACCATATGACAGATACGAATTTCTCGCCTTCACATGTATATAAAAAAGAATCCGTGCGTTTTACAGGATTATCTGAACAGCTACAGTTTGAAAAAGAATTACGCAGCCATGATACGCGTAGAGACAAATTAGATATGACCGGCAAATTGGCATCGATTATTGCGCATGAACTTCGTAGCTCTCTTACTGTCGTGCAAGGCCGTTTACAATTGTTTGATCTCACTAGTGGTGGCTATAGCGAGGCAAGTCAAGCACATCTCGACAGCCTCAAAAAAGGATTACAAGAAATAGAACAAACCGCCTCTCAGTTTTTATCTCTAGCGGAATCACATGTAGAAAATCAAAAAATACTCAATATCTCAGAGTTAGTTGAACAGGTTACCATGCAGATGAAAGCAACTACAGACATGAAACACATTGACATGCATGTCCATTCGGATAATTACGAGATGATGATTTTCGGCGATGAACTGAAAATAAAGCAAGTATTTATTAACATAGTCAAGAATGCTATTGAAGCTATGGAAACCGGAACGATCACACTTGAAGTGAAAGACGAACAGGATCACGTGATCATTGAAGTTTCCGACAACGGTCCGGGCATACCTGATGACATCTTACGTCAAATAGGCGATCCTTTTATGTCTTCAAAAGAAGATGGTACTGGGTTAGGATTGTTGATCAGTGAAAAAATCGTTAAAGAGCATAACGGAAGCTTATTACTCCATACGTTGATTGGTAAAGGGACGACCTTTACAGTAAGATTGCCAAAACTATAA
- a CDS encoding ATP-binding protein, whose translation MYTYADYHKYLEHATSYIAEGLDKQHIILYLDRSMNYASVKENLRNAGYSEEQLGHIYFVDTDIANDTYENFNAEAVLKDLHDFFDPHMKEGNMLRGWGLVTWRSQSKKTLIPSIALHEQSFDDFFSKVANITRKFTNVCAYDGLSVSGTLLIELLQTHEYHMTDTDFSPSHLYKKEPAHFTGIAKQLQFENELRNHDTRRDKLDITGKLATIIAHELRSSLTVVQGRLQLLGLTDCNRSEANQIQLDGIQSGIKEIEQIASKFLSLAETHVVNQKVIHISELIEIIKVQMESRMDMNAIEIHVHSDNHELTMFGSELKIRHVFINLIENAIEAMKTGTITLHVKDDHDHITIDVSDTGPGIPDEILRQIGDPFISSKVDGIGLGLLICEKIIRDHNGNFGLHTEIGKGTTFTVSLPKS comes from the coding sequence GTGTACACGTACGCAGATTATCACAAGTATTTAGAACATGCTACTTCCTATATAGCTGAAGGTCTGGATAAACAGCACATCATTCTGTACCTGGATCGATCAATGAATTACGCTTCTGTTAAAGAAAATCTTAGAAACGCAGGATATTCAGAGGAGCAATTGGGTCATATCTATTTTGTGGATACGGACATAGCAAATGACACGTACGAAAATTTTAATGCGGAGGCGGTTTTAAAAGATTTACATGACTTCTTTGATCCTCATATGAAAGAAGGTAACATGCTTCGCGGGTGGGGATTAGTGACGTGGCGTTCTCAAAGTAAAAAGACGTTAATCCCCTCTATTGCCTTACATGAACAAAGTTTTGATGATTTTTTCTCTAAAGTAGCGAATATCACGAGAAAATTCACCAATGTGTGTGCTTATGATGGTTTATCTGTATCTGGTACACTCTTGATTGAACTTCTGCAAACCCATGAATACCATATGACGGATACGGATTTCTCGCCTTCACATTTATATAAAAAGGAACCTGCTCATTTTACAGGGATCGCAAAACAACTCCAATTTGAAAATGAATTACGAAACCATGATACTCGTAGGGATAAATTGGACATCACCGGAAAATTGGCTACCATCATTGCTCATGAACTTCGTAGCTCTCTTACTGTTGTGCAAGGTCGATTACAATTATTAGGTTTGACAGATTGCAATCGTAGTGAAGCAAATCAAATACAACTTGACGGGATCCAATCCGGAATAAAAGAAATAGAACAAATCGCTTCTAAATTTTTATCCTTAGCCGAAACACATGTGGTCAATCAAAAGGTGATCCATATTTCGGAGTTAATCGAAATTATTAAGGTTCAGATGGAATCCAGGATGGACATGAATGCCATTGAGATCCATGTACATTCCGATAACCACGAGTTGACGATGTTCGGCAGTGAACTGAAAATAAGACATGTATTCATTAATCTCATCGAAAATGCAATCGAAGCGATGAAAACCGGTACCATCACGCTTCATGTGAAAGACGATCATGATCACATTACTATTGATGTGTCCGATACGGGTCCAGGGATTCCCGATGAAATTCTACGTCAAATAGGCGACCCCTTCATTTCATCAAAAGTGGATGGAATAGGGTTAGGGTTGTTGATCTGTGAAAAAATCATTCGAGATCATAATGGAAACTTCGGATTACACACTGAGATTGGTAAAGGGACGACCTTTACAGTTAGTTTGCCAAAATCCTAA